The Mangrovibacillus cuniculi sequence GTACGGAAGAAAACAGCGACTGTTGCTCCACCCTGTGCTACGTTTGCCATAGCCCAAATTGGTAGTAAGTAGTTACCACCTGCATTTAAAAGCTCTGCTTCTATTGCATGGAAACTGTGATGAACGCCAGTTAAAACAATTGTTGAGTATAATCCTCCAAAGATTAACCCAGCAATAGGACCAACTGTATCATATAAGAAGTTTAAGGTCGTGGTTATTCCCTCACCTAAAATACGTCCAGCCGGACCAACAACCATTAATGCGATAAATCCAGTGAATATAACCGTTAAGAAAGGTGTAACTAGTAAATCTACAACATTAGGGATGACTTTACGTAATCCTTTTTCAATTTTAGACATGATATAGACAACAAGTAGTACAGGTATTACTGTACCTTGGTATCCTAACATTTCAACATTTAATCCAAATACTTGAATGCTCTCCGGTGATGCGTTGGAAAGTCCCCAAGGATTTAATAGTGCAGGGTGAGTCATAATTCCACCAAGTACAGCACCTAAATAGGGGTTTCCTCCAAACTCTTTAGCAGCAGAAAAACCAATAAGAATTGGTAAGATGATAAATGCTGCAGAAGAGAACATATCTAACATGGTATATAGTCCACTTGTGGCATCTACAATTTCATAAGTCTTAAACAAACCTAGAAGACCCATTAACATACCCGCTGCTACGATTGCCGGGATAATTGGTACGAAAATATTCGAAAGTGTCCTTGCAAAGCGTGCAAATGGATTCATCTTTCTCTTCGCAGCATCACTATGATTAGCTGGCTTTTCGTCTCCGCCTTCCACATTTGCACCAACCATTGGGCCAAATTCAGCATACACTTTGTTTACTGTACCTGTTCCAAAGATAATTTGGTATTGTCCAGAGCTAGAAAACGCTCCTTTCACTCCATCTAACTCTTCTATTGTACTTTGGTCAATCTTACTTTCGTCATCTATCACTAGACGTAGACGAGTAGCACAGTGTGTCGCACTGATGACGTTTTCTTTTCCGCCTAACGCTTGAACTAACTTTTCTGCAACCTCGCGATGGTTCATGCGAAATTCCCCCTTCTTATTTGTGTATCGCTTTCATTTACAAGAATGAAGACTGGTGTACGGATGACATAATAATTACTTATTAGCATTCCCTAAAGCTGTGAAAGCATAAAATTTATGTGATAATTACTGTAAAGACACAAAAAAGACCTAAGCTGTACCGAGATATGGGTAGGTCAAACTAGACGATCTACCTATGTCGTCGAATACATCTTAGGTCTTGCCTGCATTACCAGTCACAATCCTGCGGTATGAAGTTGATGGTTCCAGTATACGAATCGTAAACGCTTTCGTCAATAGATGAAACCTATTTCTTGTCGAAACTTGTAGAATACTGATTGTTCACTTCATTAAACGCTGAATATGCAATGCTATATACGCAATTTCTGTATCAGGAAAATGGTACTGCTCATCTTCTCGTAAAGAAATAATGATTTCTTTCGCACATTG is a genomic window containing:
- a CDS encoding sucrose-specific PTS transporter subunit IIBC, coding for MNHREVAEKLVQALGGKENVISATHCATRLRLVIDDESKIDQSTIEELDGVKGAFSSSGQYQIIFGTGTVNKVYAEFGPMVGANVEGGDEKPANHSDAAKRKMNPFARFARTLSNIFVPIIPAIVAAGMLMGLLGLFKTYEIVDATSGLYTMLDMFSSAAFIILPILIGFSAAKEFGGNPYLGAVLGGIMTHPALLNPWGLSNASPESIQVFGLNVEMLGYQGTVIPVLLVVYIMSKIEKGLRKVIPNVVDLLVTPFLTVIFTGFIALMVVGPAGRILGEGITTTLNFLYDTVGPIAGLIFGGLYSTIVLTGVHHSFHAIEAELLNAGGNYLLPIWAMANVAQGGATVAVFFRTKNKKTKEIALPAAVSAFLGITEPAIFGVNLKYRRPFIGAAIGGALGGGYVVLMGVKANGIGLTGIPMFAIANNPLQYGIAFIIAVVGAFLATLLLGWKEEK